From the Paludibacterium paludis genome, one window contains:
- the rsxB gene encoding electron transport complex subunit RsxB has product MSANPSLVARINALLPQTQCGQCGHPGCLPYAEALAQGSEAVNRCPPGGTEGIRALAGLLGVEAIPFDPGGPQPRPRALAVIREDTCIGCTLCIQACPVDAIVGAAKKMHTVIAAECTGCELCIAPCPVDCIDLVPVDDPNDETRERLLARARQAEYRYEYRQRRQARDREEKALRLARRAAVPPAAPRVAAPAAVAPAAADRDEVIRRAMERAREARGAAPAADDKTALIRAAMERAAALRAERDAARTSPKDPE; this is encoded by the coding sequence ATGTCAGCCAACCCCAGCCTCGTTGCCCGGATCAACGCCCTTTTGCCGCAGACCCAGTGCGGCCAGTGCGGGCATCCTGGCTGTCTTCCCTATGCCGAAGCGCTGGCGCAAGGGAGCGAGGCCGTTAACCGTTGCCCACCGGGAGGCACGGAGGGCATCCGCGCGCTGGCCGGGCTGCTCGGCGTCGAGGCGATTCCGTTCGACCCGGGCGGGCCCCAACCCAGGCCGCGCGCGCTGGCGGTGATCCGCGAGGACACCTGTATCGGCTGCACACTGTGCATCCAGGCCTGTCCGGTGGACGCCATCGTCGGCGCCGCAAAGAAAATGCACACGGTCATCGCCGCCGAGTGCACCGGCTGCGAATTATGCATCGCCCCCTGTCCGGTGGACTGCATCGATCTTGTGCCGGTGGACGACCCGAACGACGAAACACGGGAGCGCCTGCTCGCCCGGGCCCGCCAGGCCGAATACCGCTACGAATACCGGCAGCGGCGACAGGCGCGCGACAGGGAAGAAAAAGCCCTCCGCCTGGCCCGCCGAGCCGCGGTGCCTCCGGCGGCCCCCCGGGTGGCCGCCCCGGCTGCGGTCGCGCCGGCCGCGGCCGACCGCGACGAAGTGATCCGCCGCGCGATGGAGCGCGCCCGGGAAGCGCGCGGCGCGGCGCCGGCCGCCGATGACAAAACCGCGCTGATCCGCGCCGCGATGGAACGCGCCGCCGCCTTGCGGGCGGAGCGCGACGCGGCCCGCACCTCACCGAAGGACCCCGAGTGA
- the nth gene encoding endonuclease III, producing the protein MNPEKRQAIFRILRDVNPHPTTELEYGTPFQLLIAVLLSAQATDVGVNKATRRLFPVAGTPEAILALGEDGLCEYIKTIGLFRSKARHVIATCRLLLEKHGGEVPADREALEALPGVGRKTANVVLNTAFGQPTIAVDTHIFRVANRTRLAPGKDVRAVEDKLMKVVPAEFRLDAHHWLILHGRYICKARRPECERCPISALCEYPAKPL; encoded by the coding sequence GTGAACCCGGAAAAACGCCAGGCCATTTTTCGCATTCTGCGCGATGTCAATCCGCATCCGACCACCGAGCTCGAATACGGCACCCCGTTCCAGCTGCTGATCGCGGTCCTGTTGTCCGCCCAGGCCACCGACGTCGGCGTCAACAAGGCGACGCGACGGCTCTTTCCGGTCGCGGGCACGCCCGAGGCCATCCTCGCGCTCGGCGAGGACGGCCTTTGCGAATACATCAAGACCATCGGCCTGTTCCGCTCCAAGGCGCGCCATGTCATCGCCACCTGCCGGCTGCTTCTGGAAAAGCATGGCGGCGAAGTGCCCGCCGACCGCGAAGCGCTCGAAGCGCTGCCCGGGGTCGGACGCAAGACCGCCAACGTCGTGCTCAACACCGCGTTCGGCCAACCCACGATCGCGGTGGACACGCACATTTTCCGGGTGGCGAACCGCACGCGGCTCGCACCGGGAAAGGATGTGCGCGCGGTCGAGGACAAACTGATGAAGGTGGTGCCGGCGGAGTTCCGTCTCGACGCGCACCACTGGCTGATCCTGCACGGCCGGTATATTTGCAAGGCGCGTCGTCCGGAGTGCGAGCGCTGCCCGATCAGCGCCCTGTGTGAATATCCCGCCAAACCGCTATGA